In the Urocitellus parryii isolate mUroPar1 chromosome 10, mUroPar1.hap1, whole genome shotgun sequence genome, one interval contains:
- the LOC144257182 gene encoding beta-casein-like — MKVLVLACLVALALARENEELVVSTEESITHIKEKLEKVKHEEQLQRQDECQEKIHPIAQPQLPYAQLMPYTLLPQNVLTLSQLAMVLSLLQPEIAEVPKTKETILSKLKLMPFLKSPTELTPFVPQIPHLTNLQNQHLLLPQLQPVVQQVPQIPQVPQVPQVFPQIPIVLPQPQAPIPQSKIVPLPQQVVPFPQRDMPVQAFLEYQDLLFQPTRPLYPVTNPLVPVSNLVTIHGIMNKHTNGPMALPSSKILPENK, encoded by the exons ATGAAGGTCCTTGTCCTTGCCTGCCTTGTGGCTCTTGCTCTTGCAAGGGAG AACGAAGAACTTGTTGTGTCCACTGag gaaTCTATTACACATATCAAG GAGAAGCTTGAGAAGGTTAAGCATGAGGAACAGCTGCAAAGACAG gATGAATGCCAAGAAAAAATCCACCCCATTGCCCAGCCACAACTTCCTTATGCTCAGCTCATGCCTTACACCCTCCTTCCCCAGAACGTCCTGACTCTCTCTCAGCTGGCTATGGTGCTGTCTCTCCTTCAGCCTGAGATAGCGGAAGTCCCCAAAACTAAAGAGACCATTCTTTCTAAGCTTAAGCTCATGCCCTTCCTGAAATCACCAACAGAGCTAACCCCATTTGTCCCTCAAATCCCACATCTCACTAACCTCCAAAACCAGcacctccttctgcctcagctccagCCTGTGGTGCAACAGGTCCCCCAGATCCCCCAGGTCCCCCAGGTCCCCCAGGTTTTTCCTCAGATTCCCATAGTTCTTCCTCAGCCCCAGGCGCCTATCCCTCAATCCAAAATCGTACCTCTTCCCCAGCAAGTAGTGCCCTTTCCCCAGAGAGACATGCCTGTCCAAGCCTTTCTGGAATACCAAGATCTTCTGTTCCAGCCTACTCGCCCACTCTACCCTGTGACTAACCCACTTGTCCCAGTTTCCAACCTTGTTACT